The segment TACGCCGTACCACCATAAAAGTCTCAGAAAaaaccattttcataattatgggcacatatacaTCATTGACGTTCATTTGGACGATGCGCAATAAAAGACTGAGCCTACGGGACGACCTAGTACACATAGAGGCCGGGATCGTTTGTATAGAACGATCGGTGGGAATGAAACGCGGCAGAAGCGAGCATCTCGTGCAGTCGACGCCGGCCGATACGCGAGATAAGATGCGAGATAGCGGGGATGCGCACGCTGAGAAATCCGCggttcaatctgacgttcgatCGCCTGTGAACGTGGGAGTCGAAATCCGCGGTCTCCCCGGCCCTCCGATGATGGCCGCGATCGTAAATTACCGAGCAACCGGCCGCCGCGCCACGGCCCGGCCCGACGATTCCACGTAACCCGCCGCACGAACCCCAGAAACCGATACCCGCTCCGCGATCCTTGTTCCTCTCTGCCATGCTCGACTCGAATTAGCCGCGGACCACGTTAACCGTTTCCCGACCACTGCCCTTTAACCCGTTCCACTCCGCTCCGATCCGCTCCGATCAGCGCCGTCTGATTTTTCGACCATGACCGACCGAAACCTGACTGACAATCAGCTGCGTTTTACCTGCCGTCTCTGGCGCTAATTCGCGCACCGGTACCCGCAACGTAtacttattagtagactgcgggtctttatgcatttatatgaaaaaattggttcggcgaaatgtaaaacagtaaaggattagaaaaatttcagaatatcgTAACGTTGGTTCTAATGTGATAAACTCCTTAAgggataaaattaatttttattttatttctgcttctcacaatcaatgcagaacattttcattttacataaagatccgcagtctgcttgttagtagactgtggattttatgcgtttttatgaaaaaatataattaagcgCATTTTGATCAGCAAACGGATtgaaagaatttgaaaatatcaatcCGTTAGATTGAActgattaaacatattaaagtGACCGATCGACCGTCACTTTGTGTAATGCCCGATTTAAATCATAAAATTTGAAGCTGTACGCATCAAATCAAAGTACGAAGGCCCAACCGTTTCTAATTGGCCAATGAACATATTTATTTAGCCATTGAGGGATATTCATCAGAGGCTGTAGATACAATCAGCTAATCATCGAGGCATCTCGGATCGATCGAGTCTCCTAAAAATCGTGGTCAGCTCGCGTCTGCTGGCACGGGACCGCCATTCCTCTTTCTTTCCGCTGTGCCGAGGATACCGTGGAAGGTATATCAGAGGGAGGAAAGAGGAAGAGGCAGAGAGAAGGTAGAAGGTAGGAGACGAGGTAGGGACTCAGCGATTCCATTTCCCGTCGTCATAGTCGTCGGTTTACATCCTGTTGGGTCGGGTGCAGGAGAGGGTGTGCGCGGTCGCGAGAACGACGGACGACGTGGTCCCTCTGTGTGTCCGCGAGTACGCACAGTAGGTATAGTAGGTAGAGGTCAGTCGCGCGTGGTGGTGGGCGACACGATGGTGGTGGACACGGTGGTGGTATTGGTGGCCGGCGCGACGGTGGCCGACAGCGACGACGACCGACGACGATGATGGTAGTGATGGTGGTGGTAGTAGGCGATGCTggtagtggtggtggtggtggtcggGTGTATATAGATCGGAGCCACCGATGCACGGTAGAGTGCTTTCGAGGCGAGTGCAGCAGAGAGACTCACGGTGCTGCACGGTCTGGTGATTAGCGCCGCCCCCTGGGGACGGCAACCGCCAATCGGCGGACGGCGCCGCGACGCCCGCCGTCGTCGCTTCACCGAGCGAACCCGCCACCGGGAGTCCCCCTGCAGGTCCGCACAATCGCGGATATAACGGATAGCGTCAGGCAAAGCCACGACAAAAATCAATCACCCGCTGCTTCCTCCTgttctctctcctctttctctctctctttctctttccctctcggaTCTCTCGACCCCTCCATCCCCTTTCTaggctcctctctttctctatcttgcTCCATCTTTCACCCAATTCATCTATATCCCTCTTTGTCTTTCAGGCGTCCCTCTTCAGCCTCTTTCCCTGCCATAGCTCTATCGGTGCATCGGCTCGCTTCTTCGACGAACCCCTTCTTTTCTACCCCTTTTCCACGCTGTCTCCAGCTTTCTCTATAGCTGCCACCCTCTCTGTTTGAAATCCGTGGCAACCACCCCACCGGATTTTCCACGCCGCAGACTGACTACTGGTCCGTCCACCGATGATATTCTCCGTCGACGGACCGATGCCCGGTCTTGTCGGACGGAAGAATGCCTTCGGTTCGGAACGACCTGAACGCTTGATCTTGAATAATTCTAGGCTCTTGAATAATCTGCGTACCCCGGTGTACGTTGATAAAGATATTTGGGTCGTTTGCGTTAACCTTGATTCAGGGGAAAGGATTACGGACTTCAAATCTGCATTTTCATGATCGTAGATTCGCCTTTTGTGTTTTGTAGGTCTTGAGCGAGTTGCAGATTAGTACAAAGCTACGCTAATGGTAAAACATGTTTACTTTCTTGATTATCGCGTAGCAAAAATAGAGCGGAACTGAAATCATTCCATTTTAGATACATTGTTCCTTAGAGCTATAATTACAAGAGGTTACAAGAGGGTTGTACAGACAAAGTGTGTGCACacgaatataataaaaacaaataaatatacatttttcctCACTTACTAAacataatatattctgtgttatcgatagacagcggatctcgaTGCAAAATGTTgtacctgaatcgcaacaaaccggagtgaagtggaagtttattttctttcttaatatgttcaatgaattgtgaaaataatgtaacagtattttgaaattttgcataaaatccgctatctttatgtatttatgacttttgaaaattttctaaaaatcccAGAATACAtccttcgacagaatttagtgaaATTCTCatatatttcagatctaaaaaggctactaccactgaaaataatattttatttggatcCCGCTTCTCTTAAAaaatgcaaattgcataaacttctCTGGAAGGAAGAGGGTGAACAACCCTCTTTCCCTAGAAAAGATCGGTCACAGCCAAATAAGGAGTCGACCAGCGACCATTTCCGATCAGAGCACAGTAAACTAAGGTTGTAGATCGATGGACGACGAGAACACCGTGCCTCAGTGGTTCCCGCGACGACATTGATCGCGGACGATTTAGCCCGCGACATCTTCCCACGTTCTCGTAGGTAGCAAACGCGGTTGTATCGATCCCGTGGTCGACGATCCACGTTcccgtcgacgtcgacgacgacgacgatgacgcgtAACAGAGAGGGGACAAGGACAAGCGAGAGATCTCGTCCGACCCGGACTGACCGACGACCTACCTTGAATTTCATTCACACACAGGGAGGTCGCGCTCACTCGACGCTTACGCGGAATACAAAACGACGTTCCCAGGGATCGgactaactctctctctctctctttctctctctctctcacacacacacacacagagagagacatTCTCTCTCACGGGATGTAGCTGCTCTCACTGCCCGAAATACGCAGCGAGTCTACCTCGTGACCGGTGTACACAGAAACGGACTCTCTCCAGAACGAAACGCGAAAAACACGCGGCAGCTGTTTCGCTAGACGTCCGAGCTACGGTTCCCGAGGGTTAACGATCGGCTGGGAACCCGGACGAGAAACCAATAAACCGATTGTATGTTAATCGCCAAGTATATTTCGGTTGTTTCTGCGACCAACGCAAACGATGACCCCTTCAAACAACGTGTGCACGTTCGCAGATAACACTTTTATTGTTAAGTCGGTTTCTTTGCGATAGGAGAAAAAATGCTTGCGAAACCAAGAATAGCTCGAGCTTATCGCGGTGTTTAGTAGCTCGACTGGTATCGCTTGGCGAATATAcgcgtgtatgtatatgtatgcagTGTGGAAAGATCTGAGCGAAGTGTTCCAGTTTTGATTCGCTTTTATGGTTTACGAGGGTCCCGAAAGCAGAACGAATTTTATGGTGGAGTTAAGAGAATACGCGCGCGGGACAGGATAAAGAAATAGCTGCACACAATGTGCGCGTGAACGAtgcaatatttctttttttctttcttccacTCAAGAACAACAAAAATCTTAAAACTCTGGGGAAAAGCATCCcgaaaatttcacaattttttgtattttcggGTTCGCGAGCGTTGTTTGTAAGCCACAATCAACCATCTCCATTGTCTCCGGAGCCTCTATCAGGTGCTAGCATGCTAAAACAAGCAGCAGCGTCGAATCGAAAGCTCGCCTGTCGAACAAGCAAACTATCGGTTCGCACGACGAATGGAAAACGAGCTTTTTCACGACGGCAGTTGCTGGCGACGCGACGGAATCCGTCTCCCACGGCCGAGCGTGGTCTACCGTTACCGAACGCGCTCGACTTTTCCAGTAACGCCAATTTCCTGCGATCGCACGGATTAACGAAGGCAGCCGGCGcggtggctggctggctggctggttgGCTTGACTATAGAGGTGTGTTAGATGCTTGTGTAGAGAGCCTGGCGGACGCGGAACGGGGCATCGGCGGATCGAGGAAGCAAGAGCCAGAGAGCGCGGAAAGTGCAGGCCGTGACTGAAAACATCCCATGGCGATAAGGATCTCCCGGCGATTAATTGGTACGACAGCGGCACACATTGGCGGTGCGTTAACGGGTTACACGGCAGCCGTGTGCGGTAACCGGGTATCGTGCGCGATATCTCCTTATGACGCCGGTCGACGACTTCCTCCCCGTCTCTCCCTGTTTGCCCCTTCGATTCTCTACCAAACCCGCCGGCGAAGGAAAAAACAGCAGAGAACGAAcagagtgagagggagagaggaaaaaagaaaatgagaGCAAGGTTCCTGGGAGCGCCGATAAAGAAGGGATCTCGTGGCTGTCGCGCCACTTGCCCCGGAACCAGAGTTCCGGGCGAAATCCGCGGGGAAGTCAGCTGCCGGAAGTTGCCAAGGCAAGGCGCTGCCGACTGCGAAAAGCTCCGCCATTCCGACACAGCAAGCTTCCATCCCGAGCTGCAGGGATCTACTTGCCCGAAACACGGGCTCGTATTCTCTCTGTGACCACCCACGCTCTAGCCTCCTCTCCTCTCTTACGCCAGTGATAACGTAGGGATCCGCGGGATGATACTACTCCTGGATCCCTTATCCTGGGAATCCTGCTGAAGCCCTGGGTATGATAAGCGCGAAACTTAAGCCTTTGCTCGGAGAGTAGCGGTGGGTTTGCTACTCGTACTTTCACCACTTAAAGTATACTTTTTCGAATTCGTAAGGAGTATTGATTGTTCTAAAAATGATTGAACGTCTGGCTCGGCTTTGATGCTGTTTGGTTGCCAAGGAATGTGATGTAACGCTCTTCAATGTATACGCTTGTGGAAACTTTGAAGTTTTTCGAAGTTTTCTGTATTTAAGACGTCTTCTTTCAGACGTTCCAACGACGTCCAGTGCAGGTCGGAAACCGTTCAGAGCTTAACGAGACGAACTCAACATACCGAGACAAAAAATTTCAGGATCATTGGTTACAGCCATTAAAGTGTATAAATGTCTTTCTAGTGAAAGTATAACATTCACTTCCATAAATATGCACATCTTGTTTAATCATACGAATTCGAAGATGCTATAAATAAATGTTGTAAATTCTACTGCACAAAGACACGCAGCCTAATCGCCTCTCCTCCAGAAAGATTAATCTCCTCGATTGATCACAGTCATCAAGGCCTGCTCTAAACGAACAAACGGGTCCGATCTACGGAT is part of the Lasioglossum baleicum chromosome 6, iyLasBale1, whole genome shotgun sequence genome and harbors:
- the LOC143209766 gene encoding uncharacterized protein LOC143209766, with product MLKQAAASNRKLACRTSKLSVRTTNGKRAFSRRQLLATRRNPSPTAERGLPLPNALDFSSNANFLRSHGLTKAAGAVAGWLAGWLDYRGVLDACVESLADAERGIGGSRKQEPESAESAGRD